Proteins encoded together in one Candidatus Melainabacteria bacterium RIFOXYA2_FULL_32_9 window:
- a CDS encoding MBL fold metallo-hydrolase, protein MKLTVLVDNNTSTGKCYFGEPGLSFYIEIDNKKILFDTGYSDIFIQNAFKMNINLRNLDYLVFSHGHYDHTWGLVPLIRLYKEAIKENIPNKKPLVVTHPFTFLSKSRNEMGEIGSLISEEKLSRNFELKLSKKPLWITEKLVYLGEIPRNNNFENQASVGQVYLNENWIDDYIIEDSALVYKSKQGLVIVTGCSHSGICNIVEYAKQVCEDERIFDIIGGLHLVNPSDEQLSKTVEYIKALNLHQLHACHCTDLHSKIALSQVTRLGEVSVGLKLEF, encoded by the coding sequence ATGAAATTAACCGTACTTGTAGATAATAATACTTCAACAGGTAAATGCTATTTTGGAGAGCCTGGATTATCTTTCTATATTGAAATAGACAACAAAAAAATCTTATTTGATACAGGATATTCAGACATTTTTATTCAAAATGCTTTCAAAATGAATATTAATCTAAGAAATCTGGATTATCTAGTTTTTTCTCATGGGCATTATGATCACACCTGGGGATTAGTTCCTCTTATCAGACTTTATAAAGAAGCAATCAAAGAAAATATCCCCAATAAAAAACCTTTAGTTGTCACACATCCGTTTACTTTTTTATCCAAATCCAGAAATGAAATGGGAGAAATCGGTTCTTTAATCTCAGAAGAAAAATTATCCAGAAATTTTGAATTAAAACTCAGCAAAAAGCCTCTCTGGATAACTGAGAAATTAGTTTATCTGGGAGAAATCCCTAGAAATAATAATTTCGAAAATCAAGCTTCAGTTGGTCAAGTTTATCTTAATGAAAACTGGATAGATGATTATATAATCGAAGATTCAGCTTTAGTTTACAAGTCTAAACAGGGTTTAGTGATTGTAACAGGATGCTCACACTCAGGAATATGTAATATAGTCGAATATGCAAAGCAAGTATGTGAGGATGAAAGAATATTCGATATCATAGGAGGTCTTCATCTGGTAAATCCTTCAGATGAGCAACTATCAAAAACAGTTGAATATATAAAGGCCTTGAATCTCCATCAATTACATGCCTGTCATTGCACCGATCTTCATTCTAAAATTGCATTATCTCAAGTTACCCGTTTAGGAGAAGTCAGTGTTGGATTAAAACTTGAATTTTAA